The following are from one region of the Halorussus rarus genome:
- a CDS encoding phosphotransferase family protein → MTGSDDATTEAGRDAAADESDYFERLVDRDALREYLTDRLGDAGEFAVSHHGEGHSNETLFVTWGDRELVVRRPPPGETADTAHDVLREYRVMDALQDTDVPVPTTVLACENHDVLGSDFYVMDRVAGDVLRDAEPDRFGTAGARQRVGEELVDTLAAVHGVDYEDVGLGEFGHPPGYTERQVERWTKQLEWAFERTADERTVPELRKVGDWLAEHCPTDHEHALVHGDYKLDNVMFAPGTPPELAAVFDWEMATLGDPLADLGWMLSYWRDPGDPDPASPELEATFMEAEGYPTRRELVDRYEAATGIEYERDRFYRSLAVYKLAALGEMFYRRYLEGNSDDPMYPVMEHRVPDLAARAKRIIDGDEPL, encoded by the coding sequence ATGACAGGAAGCGACGACGCCACGACCGAAGCCGGACGCGACGCGGCCGCCGACGAGAGTGACTACTTCGAGCGACTCGTCGACCGCGACGCGCTCCGGGAGTACCTGACCGACCGACTCGGCGACGCCGGGGAGTTCGCCGTCAGCCACCACGGCGAGGGCCACTCCAACGAGACGCTGTTCGTGACGTGGGGCGACCGGGAACTGGTCGTCCGACGGCCGCCGCCGGGCGAGACCGCCGACACCGCCCACGACGTGCTCCGGGAGTACCGCGTGATGGACGCGCTCCAGGACACCGACGTCCCGGTGCCGACGACCGTGCTGGCCTGCGAGAACCACGACGTCCTCGGCAGTGACTTCTACGTGATGGACCGGGTCGCGGGCGACGTGCTCCGGGACGCCGAGCCCGACCGCTTCGGGACGGCCGGAGCCCGACAGCGCGTCGGCGAGGAGCTGGTCGACACCCTCGCAGCCGTCCACGGGGTCGATTACGAGGACGTCGGTCTGGGCGAGTTCGGCCACCCGCCGGGCTACACCGAGCGCCAGGTCGAGCGCTGGACCAAGCAGCTCGAGTGGGCGTTCGAGCGCACCGCCGACGAGCGCACGGTGCCGGAACTCCGGAAGGTCGGCGACTGGCTCGCCGAGCACTGCCCGACCGACCACGAGCACGCGCTGGTCCACGGCGACTACAAGCTCGACAACGTCATGTTCGCGCCGGGGACGCCCCCGGAGCTGGCCGCGGTGTTCGACTGGGAGATGGCGACGCTGGGCGATCCGCTGGCCGACCTGGGCTGGATGCTGTCGTACTGGCGCGACCCCGGCGACCCCGACCCCGCCTCGCCCGAGCTCGAAGCGACGTTCATGGAGGCGGAGGGCTACCCGACTCGGCGGGAACTGGTCGACCGGTACGAGGCGGCCACCGGTATCGAGTACGAGCGCGACCGGTTCTACCGCTCGCTGGCGGTGTACAAGCTGGCCGCGCTCGGCGAGATGTTCTACCGGCGCTACCTCGAGGGCAACAGCGACGACCCGATGTACCCGGTGATGGAGCACCGGGTGCCCGACCTGGCCGCGCGCGCGAAGCGCATCATCGACGGCGACGAACCGCTGTGA
- a CDS encoding PAS domain S-box protein — MGYLSRSIERIGGRRLVLALGGFYVATAAAFPVTPVAGDRSTGDVLIISLLVGASGLVLSYGGYRLSRTNIRPDLYHVVAGWCVRAVGVMVGILLFISLVTGLSDPLANVLILSALASVAGLGMGYHDGRAKTRAVDAEEHSRELERYRAIVETVNDGIFVADADDRFTLVNDAYCEMMGYDREELIGSPTSLVADETEEDVAAILEEVDRDLTAGPSETNTYETSLETASGETFDAEWSVAPLPNSAGGAPDRVVVVRDVTERNERERRLERQNEQLDSFASLLAHELRNPVTIGQIYSQQLSREENPEAVEYVAEAFDRIEDIIDVMLLVARGRDAISECSAVNLADAAREAWTEVDAPDATLELDVDQTVEADATYIRHLFRNLFENAVEHGGTDVTVTVGTLPTGFYVADDGRGIDLDERATVFETGYTSAASEGGMGLGLTFVQEMATAYEWECSVAESTAGGAQFEFENVTRTPTATE, encoded by the coding sequence ATGGGCTACCTGTCGAGGAGCATCGAGCGTATCGGGGGGCGGCGCCTCGTCCTGGCCCTCGGCGGCTTCTACGTAGCGACTGCCGCGGCCTTTCCGGTCACCCCGGTCGCCGGGGACCGGTCGACAGGTGACGTGCTGATAATATCGCTGCTCGTCGGCGCGAGCGGACTCGTGCTCTCTTACGGCGGCTATCGACTCTCGCGGACGAACATCCGCCCGGACCTCTACCACGTGGTCGCCGGGTGGTGCGTCCGCGCCGTCGGGGTCATGGTCGGCATCCTGCTCTTCATCTCGCTCGTCACGGGCCTGAGCGACCCCCTCGCGAACGTCCTCATCCTCTCGGCGCTCGCCAGCGTGGCCGGCCTCGGGATGGGCTATCACGACGGCCGCGCCAAGACGCGGGCGGTCGACGCCGAGGAGCACAGCCGGGAACTCGAACGCTACCGGGCCATCGTCGAGACGGTCAACGACGGCATCTTCGTCGCCGACGCCGACGACCGCTTCACGCTGGTCAACGACGCGTACTGCGAGATGATGGGGTACGACCGCGAGGAGCTCATCGGTTCGCCCACCTCGCTCGTCGCGGACGAGACGGAAGAGGACGTGGCGGCCATCCTGGAGGAGGTCGACCGCGACCTGACGGCCGGGCCGTCGGAGACGAACACGTACGAGACGTCGCTGGAGACCGCGTCCGGGGAGACGTTCGATGCCGAGTGGAGCGTCGCGCCGCTCCCGAACTCGGCCGGCGGCGCTCCCGACCGGGTCGTCGTGGTGCGCGACGTCACCGAGCGCAACGAGCGCGAGCGCCGGCTCGAACGCCAGAACGAGCAGCTGGACAGCTTCGCCAGCCTGCTCGCCCACGAACTGCGCAACCCCGTCACCATCGGTCAGATATACAGCCAGCAGCTCTCGCGCGAGGAGAACCCGGAGGCGGTCGAGTACGTCGCGGAGGCGTTCGACCGCATCGAGGACATCATCGACGTCATGCTGCTCGTGGCGCGGGGCCGCGACGCGATCTCCGAGTGCTCGGCGGTGAATCTCGCGGACGCGGCGCGCGAGGCGTGGACCGAGGTCGACGCCCCCGACGCGACGCTGGAACTCGACGTCGACCAGACGGTCGAAGCGGACGCGACGTACATCCGGCACCTGTTCCGAAATCTGTTCGAAAACGCCGTGGAGCACGGCGGGACGGACGTCACGGTCACGGTCGGCACCCTGCCGACCGGGTTCTACGTGGCCGACGACGGCCGCGGCATCGACCTCGACGAGCGGGCGACGGTGTTCGAGACGGGATACACGTCCGCCGCCAGCGAGGGCGGGATGGGACTGGGACTCACGTTCGTCCAGGAGATGGCGACCGCCTACGAATGGGAGTGCTCGGTGGCGGAGAGTACCGCAGGTGGAGCGCAGTTCGAATTCGAGAACGTGACCCGGACGCCGACCGCGACCGAGTAG
- a CDS encoding class I adenylate-forming enzyme family protein codes for MDKSAFTEGARSGNVARLHDETAERHAEDLALEMRGSELTHGGLRDRSARFAGGLRDLGVDVGDRVLLYLPNCPEYVVAALGTLKAGAVASPMNPQYKAREIGHQLDDTEASVVVTHAALRDHLAEALRETDRSPAVVTVGPSDDLPEGDVAFATVDGEAITVDRESEDVALQPYTSGTTGQPKGVLLTHRNLRAQAFSGFELVDVDPGEDRSLAVLPLYHITGFVHSTWQTLVRGGAVYVRNPAEWDAEDAMRTIEAEGITGFIGVAAMYVDLVNHEAFGEYDLSSLRETGQGGAKMPVAVQREFESVAGVDAWEGYGLTETTAATHTGAGTTFGHRLGTIGQPLRMTDAKVVDESGAEVPPGEEGELLVRGPQVMKGYHDLPEANDAAFTEAGYFRTGDVARRDPDNYYEIIDRKKHMINTAGYNVYPSEVEELLFEHEGVADAAVVGVPDDRRGETVKAFIVPAPDAEVTPEELKQFCLDNLAEYKHPREVEFVEELPRTASGKVQKFKLVEGEEDES; via the coding sequence ATGGACAAGTCCGCGTTCACCGAGGGCGCACGGTCGGGCAACGTCGCGCGCCTCCACGACGAGACGGCCGAGCGCCACGCCGAGGACCTGGCGCTTGAGATGCGAGGGTCGGAACTCACCCACGGAGGGCTCCGGGACCGCTCGGCGCGATTCGCGGGCGGACTGCGCGACCTCGGAGTCGACGTCGGCGACCGGGTGCTGCTGTACCTGCCGAACTGTCCGGAGTACGTCGTCGCCGCGCTCGGGACACTGAAGGCGGGCGCCGTGGCGTCGCCGATGAACCCCCAGTACAAGGCCCGGGAGATCGGCCACCAGCTCGACGACACCGAAGCGTCGGTCGTCGTCACCCACGCCGCGCTCCGGGACCACCTCGCCGAGGCCCTCCGGGAGACCGACCGGAGTCCGGCGGTCGTCACGGTGGGCCCCTCGGACGACCTCCCCGAAGGCGACGTCGCCTTCGCGACCGTTGACGGTGAAGCAATCACGGTCGACAGAGAGAGCGAGGACGTCGCGCTCCAGCCGTACACCAGCGGGACGACCGGCCAGCCCAAGGGCGTGCTGCTCACCCACCGCAACCTCCGTGCCCAGGCGTTCTCGGGGTTCGAACTGGTCGACGTCGACCCCGGCGAGGACCGGAGCCTCGCGGTCCTGCCGCTGTACCACATCACGGGGTTCGTCCACTCGACGTGGCAGACGCTGGTCCGGGGCGGCGCGGTGTACGTCCGCAACCCCGCCGAGTGGGACGCCGAGGACGCGATGCGGACCATCGAGGCGGAGGGCATCACGGGGTTCATCGGCGTCGCGGCGATGTACGTCGACCTCGTCAACCACGAGGCGTTCGGCGAGTACGACCTGTCGAGCCTCCGGGAGACCGGCCAGGGCGGCGCGAAGATGCCCGTCGCGGTCCAGCGGGAGTTCGAGTCGGTCGCCGGCGTCGACGCCTGGGAGGGGTACGGCCTCACCGAGACCACCGCGGCGACCCACACCGGCGCGGGGACGACCTTCGGCCACCGACTGGGGACCATCGGCCAACCGCTGCGGATGACCGACGCCAAGGTCGTCGACGAGTCGGGCGCGGAGGTCCCGCCGGGTGAGGAGGGCGAACTCCTGGTCCGGGGCCCGCAGGTGATGAAGGGGTACCACGATCTGCCCGAGGCGAACGACGCGGCGTTCACCGAGGCGGGATACTTCCGGACCGGCGACGTCGCGCGGCGCGACCCGGACAACTACTACGAGATCATCGACCGGAAGAAGCACATGATCAACACCGCGGGGTACAACGTCTACCCGAGCGAGGTCGAGGAACTGCTCTTCGAGCACGAGGGGGTCGCCGACGCCGCGGTGGTCGGGGTCCCCGACGACCGCCGGGGCGAGACAGTGAAGGCGTTCATCGTGCCTGCTCCGGACGCCGAGGTGACGCCCGAGGAGCTCAAACAGTTCTGCCTCGACAACCTCGCGGAGTACAAGCACCCCCGAGAGGTCGAGTTCGTCGAGGAACTCCCCCGGACCGCGAGCGGGAAGGTCCAGAAGTTCAAGCTGGTCGAGGGCGAGGAGGACGAGAGCTGA
- a CDS encoding acyl-CoA dehydrogenase family protein has translation MEYDDPASGQEVAERARTFVREEVVPVEREYLGAGPVPSEVLADLREAARERDVYAPQIPEEYGGMGMDFREVLPVFEEAGRSLLGPAAIRVDAPDEGNMHTLEIVGTDEQKDEWLRPLVEGEVRSGFSMTEPMPGAGSDPKMIRTTAEKDGDEWVIDGHKWWTTQGSEADVLLVMARTDQDAHPYQGCSIFLVPADTPGVEIQRDIPHLGGGLTGGSHAEIRYENVRVPEENLLGEENAGFAIAQRRLGPARLTHCMRFSGMAERALDVAKAYAEERRAFDGTLSDKQALRFEVAEAETRLHAVRTMVRHAARQIAAGEEARIEVAMSKTFAANVAQNAIDTAVQICGGNGIGKDLPLADFYENVRQFRIIDGADEVHKRVIARNAFEDTDRSEVEHLLRFDDG, from the coding sequence ATGGAGTACGACGACCCGGCGAGCGGCCAGGAGGTCGCCGAGCGCGCCCGGACCTTCGTCCGCGAGGAGGTGGTGCCCGTCGAGCGCGAGTACCTCGGCGCAGGACCGGTCCCGTCGGAGGTCCTGGCGGACCTCCGCGAGGCAGCGAGAGAGCGCGACGTGTACGCGCCCCAGATACCCGAGGAGTACGGCGGGATGGGGATGGACTTCCGCGAGGTCCTGCCCGTCTTCGAGGAAGCCGGCCGGAGCCTGCTCGGGCCCGCGGCCATCCGCGTCGACGCGCCCGACGAGGGCAACATGCACACGCTCGAGATAGTCGGCACCGACGAGCAGAAGGACGAGTGGCTCCGCCCGCTGGTCGAGGGCGAGGTCCGGTCGGGGTTCTCGATGACCGAGCCGATGCCCGGCGCGGGGTCGGACCCGAAGATGATCCGGACGACCGCGGAGAAGGACGGTGACGAGTGGGTCATCGACGGCCACAAGTGGTGGACCACGCAGGGCAGCGAGGCCGACGTGCTGCTGGTGATGGCCCGGACCGACCAGGACGCCCACCCCTACCAGGGCTGTTCGATCTTTCTCGTGCCCGCCGACACCCCCGGCGTCGAGATCCAGCGCGACATCCCGCACCTCGGCGGCGGCCTCACCGGCGGGAGCCACGCCGAGATCAGGTACGAGAACGTCCGGGTGCCCGAGGAGAACCTGCTCGGCGAGGAGAACGCCGGGTTCGCCATCGCCCAGCGGCGCCTCGGCCCGGCCCGCCTGACCCACTGCATGCGCTTCTCCGGGATGGCCGAGCGCGCGCTCGACGTGGCGAAGGCCTACGCCGAGGAGCGCCGGGCGTTCGACGGGACGCTGTCGGACAAGCAGGCGCTCCGGTTCGAGGTCGCCGAGGCCGAGACCCGGCTCCACGCGGTCCGGACGATGGTCCGGCACGCCGCCCGCCAGATCGCCGCCGGCGAGGAGGCCCGCATCGAGGTGGCGATGAGCAAGACGTTCGCCGCGAACGTCGCGCAGAACGCCATCGACACCGCGGTCCAGATCTGCGGCGGCAACGGCATCGGGAAGGACCTGCCGCTGGCGGACTTCTACGAGAACGTCCGGCAGTTCCGCATCATCGACGGCGCCGACGAGGTCCACAAGCGCGTCATCGCGCGCAACGCCTTCGAGGACACCGACCGGAGCGAGGTCGAGCACCTGCTCCGGTTCGACGACGGGTAG
- a CDS encoding HAD family hydrolase: MPGGEPESDYRAVFWDIGGVVLDPDSVREAHEAFVRRVVAEHASDTSVGEEIETADAIETWRTAVGEYFRARDGTEFRSARRGYHRAVAEVVGEEIPEDEWRPLFEAATAGTLRPEPDAAETVERLAETDLHVGVVSDVDTEEGLRILEEFGVRDRFDSITTSEMVGRTKPDRRMFETALEEAGLSPDAAPESVMIGDRYDHDMAGAKELGLTTVAYGAEDGPAVDYEVENLREVLAVVGVADRDDSTVENREN, translated from the coding sequence GTGCCGGGCGGCGAACCCGAATCCGACTACCGGGCGGTGTTCTGGGACATCGGCGGCGTCGTCCTCGACCCGGACTCGGTCCGCGAGGCCCACGAGGCGTTCGTCCGGCGCGTGGTCGCGGAGCACGCGTCCGATACGTCGGTCGGGGAGGAGATCGAGACGGCCGACGCCATCGAGACGTGGCGGACCGCGGTCGGCGAGTACTTCCGGGCGCGCGACGGGACGGAGTTCCGATCGGCCCGGCGCGGCTACCACCGGGCGGTCGCCGAAGTCGTCGGCGAGGAGATTCCCGAGGACGAGTGGCGGCCCCTCTTCGAGGCGGCGACTGCGGGGACGCTCCGCCCCGAACCCGACGCGGCCGAGACCGTCGAGCGGCTCGCCGAGACCGACCTCCACGTCGGCGTCGTCAGCGACGTCGACACCGAGGAGGGCCTGCGCATCCTGGAAGAGTTCGGCGTGCGGGACCGGTTCGACTCGATAACCACCTCCGAGATGGTCGGTCGGACCAAGCCCGACCGCCGGATGTTCGAGACTGCCTTGGAGGAGGCCGGACTGTCACCCGACGCCGCCCCGGAGTCGGTCATGATCGGCGACCGGTACGACCACGACATGGCCGGCGCGAAGGAGTTGGGACTGACGACCGTCGCGTACGGCGCCGAAGACGGGCCTGCGGTCGATTACGAGGTCGAGAATCTGCGAGAGGTGCTGGCCGTCGTCGGCGTAGCTGACCGGGACGATTCTACCGTCGAGAATCGAGAGAATTGA
- a CDS encoding sugar phosphate isomerase/epimerase family protein, translated as MSDSDEPADSAPALDLGFTVGLDMAFEQAVSWAASEGFDFVEVLLDGPYARERIADRADSMRATLEGAEMGVVVHLPFAVDPGSPFSPVREGAVAELTAGMDLAVDLGAETVVFHPSSDAWDLGWTEAECREFVHAGLDDLIPAARDRGLAPCVENVVSSYYDVTTFDELLERYPDALMTFDTSHALLAGTDEAEMAEFCRAHADRIGHLHLVDTRGGDDEHLPVGMGRIDFATVLAALADEGWSGTATLEIGTEDYDTIALGKRHVEELLGGA; from the coding sequence ATGTCCGACAGCGACGAACCGGCCGACAGCGCGCCTGCCCTCGACCTCGGATTCACCGTCGGCCTCGACATGGCGTTCGAGCAGGCCGTCTCGTGGGCCGCGAGCGAGGGGTTCGATTTCGTCGAGGTGCTGCTCGACGGCCCCTACGCCCGCGAGCGCATCGCCGACCGGGCCGACTCGATGCGGGCGACCCTGGAGGGGGCCGAGATGGGCGTCGTGGTCCACCTGCCCTTCGCGGTCGACCCCGGCTCGCCCTTCTCGCCCGTGCGGGAGGGTGCGGTCGCCGAACTCACCGCGGGGATGGACCTCGCCGTCGACCTCGGCGCCGAGACGGTGGTGTTCCACCCCTCCTCGGACGCCTGGGACCTGGGGTGGACCGAGGCGGAGTGCCGCGAGTTCGTGCACGCCGGCCTGGACGACCTGATCCCGGCCGCCCGCGACCGCGGCCTGGCGCCCTGCGTGGAGAACGTCGTCTCGAGCTACTACGACGTGACGACGTTCGACGAACTGCTGGAACGCTATCCGGACGCGTTGATGACGTTCGACACGAGCCACGCGCTGCTCGCCGGGACGGACGAGGCCGAGATGGCCGAGTTCTGCCGGGCGCACGCCGACCGCATCGGTCACCTCCACCTCGTCGACACCCGGGGCGGCGACGACGAGCACCTGCCCGTCGGGATGGGGCGCATCGACTTCGCGACGGTGCTGGCGGCGCTGGCCGACGAGGGCTGGTCGGGCACCGCGACCCTCGAAATCGGTACCGAGGACTACGACACCATCGCGCTCGGGAAGCGCCACGTCGAGGAACTGCTGGGCGGCGCCTGA
- a CDS encoding ABC transporter ATP-binding protein, giving the protein MALLEMADVNVYYGNSHVVFDLSLEVEENEVVVLLGRNGAGKTTTLRSIVGTVPRREGIIRYRDTDIVTTPVNRISRMGIKLVPEDRRIFPTLTVEENLRVAAETAEDPRDVEEMYDVFPTLDDLRDSRGRDLSGGEQQMLSVGRALVQNPDLLLLDEPTEGLAPVIVDDLRRVFADIVERDVTVLLTEQNVQFALDLAERAYIIEKGSNVWEGSVPELREREDLLEEYLSVSVAESD; this is encoded by the coding sequence ATGGCGCTGCTGGAGATGGCCGACGTGAACGTCTACTACGGCAACAGCCACGTCGTCTTCGACCTCTCGCTCGAGGTCGAGGAGAACGAGGTGGTGGTGCTGCTCGGCCGGAACGGCGCGGGCAAGACCACCACGCTCCGGAGCATCGTCGGCACCGTCCCCCGCCGCGAGGGGATCATCCGATACCGGGACACCGACATCGTGACGACCCCGGTCAACCGCATCAGCCGGATGGGTATCAAGCTCGTCCCCGAGGACCGCCGCATCTTCCCGACGCTGACCGTCGAGGAGAACCTCCGGGTCGCGGCCGAGACCGCCGAGGACCCCCGGGACGTCGAGGAGATGTACGACGTGTTCCCGACGCTCGACGACCTCCGGGACAGCCGCGGTCGGGACCTCTCGGGCGGCGAGCAGCAGATGCTGTCGGTCGGGCGGGCCCTGGTCCAGAACCCCGACCTGCTGCTGTTGGACGAGCCGACCGAGGGGCTCGCGCCGGTCATCGTCGACGATCTCCGCCGGGTGTTCGCGGACATCGTCGAGCGGGACGTCACCGTCCTGCTGACCGAGCAGAACGTCCAGTTCGCGCTCGACCTGGCCGAGCGGGCCTACATCATCGAGAAGGGGTCGAACGTCTGGGAGGGCAGCGTCCCGGAGCTCCGCGAGCGCGAGGACCTGCTCGAGGAGTACCTCTCGGTGTCGGTCGCCGAGTCGGACTGA
- a CDS encoding acyl-CoA synthetase — translation MSWRITLDADTYERAREEFSWDEIPDDYNAARDLVGKHEDPDRPALYQAYPDGSRETYTFGDLDDLSDTVARGLADRGVGRGDRVAVVVPQKPANPITHLACWKLGAVSLPLSVLFGEDALRYRLDDSGATAVVADDSVLDTVQAVRGDCPDLAHVVAVDPDGTPADVEPFAALREEVDRAAGFGVADTDAATPAIVMYTSGSTGPPKGVLHGHGVWLGHCPAFYMYFERDVDESVFWTPADWAWIGALGDLVFPAWHHGRPVVGYPMGGFDAGTAYDLLAEFDVTDAFLPPTAIRMMMDVADPAERYDLDLKAVCSGGEPLTPEILDWADEALSGVAVNELYGQTEANLLVANCRDWFPARAGSMGKPVPGHDVAVLDAETGERRPQGEVGMIAVRRGDDPVVFREYWNQPEKTAAASVTGPDGSEWHLTGDLGYRDDDGYFWFKARDDDVIITAGYRVGPGEVESAILEHPDVEQVGVVGVPDERRGEIIKAFVQPVPGVAGDDALREEIRNLVRDRLAKHEYPREVAFLDELPQTTTGKIQRRKLRDRESSE, via the coding sequence ATGTCCTGGCGCATCACGCTCGACGCCGACACCTACGAGCGGGCCCGCGAGGAGTTCTCGTGGGACGAGATACCCGACGACTACAACGCCGCCCGCGACCTGGTCGGCAAGCACGAGGACCCCGACCGGCCCGCGCTGTACCAGGCGTATCCCGACGGGTCGCGGGAGACCTACACCTTCGGCGACTTAGACGACCTGTCGGACACTGTCGCCCGCGGGCTGGCCGACCGCGGGGTCGGGCGCGGCGACCGCGTGGCGGTGGTCGTGCCCCAGAAGCCCGCCAACCCCATCACGCACCTCGCGTGCTGGAAGCTCGGCGCGGTGTCGCTGCCGCTGTCGGTGCTGTTCGGCGAGGACGCGCTCCGCTACCGGCTCGACGACTCGGGCGCGACCGCGGTCGTCGCCGACGATTCGGTGCTCGATACCGTACAGGCGGTCCGCGGGGACTGCCCCGACCTCGCTCACGTCGTCGCGGTCGACCCCGACGGGACACCGGCAGACGTCGAACCGTTCGCGGCCCTCCGCGAGGAAGTGGATCGGGCGGCCGGATTCGGGGTCGCCGACACCGACGCCGCCACGCCGGCAATCGTGATGTACACCAGCGGGAGCACCGGCCCGCCGAAGGGCGTGCTCCACGGCCACGGCGTCTGGCTGGGCCACTGCCCGGCGTTCTACATGTACTTCGAGCGGGACGTCGACGAGTCGGTGTTCTGGACGCCCGCCGACTGGGCCTGGATCGGCGCGCTCGGCGACCTCGTCTTCCCGGCGTGGCACCACGGCCGCCCGGTGGTCGGCTACCCGATGGGCGGGTTCGACGCCGGGACCGCCTACGACCTCCTGGCGGAGTTCGACGTCACCGACGCCTTCCTCCCGCCGACCGCCATCCGGATGATGATGGACGTCGCGGACCCGGCCGAGCGGTACGACCTCGACCTGAAGGCGGTCTGCTCGGGCGGCGAGCCGTTGACGCCCGAGATACTCGACTGGGCCGACGAGGCGCTGTCGGGCGTCGCGGTCAACGAGCTCTACGGCCAGACCGAGGCCAACCTGCTGGTGGCCAACTGCCGGGACTGGTTCCCGGCGCGGGCGGGCAGCATGGGCAAGCCCGTCCCCGGCCACGACGTGGCCGTCCTCGACGCCGAGACCGGCGAGCGCCGCCCGCAGGGGGAGGTCGGGATGATCGCCGTCCGGCGCGGCGACGACCCGGTCGTCTTCCGCGAGTACTGGAACCAGCCCGAGAAGACCGCGGCCGCGAGCGTCACCGGCCCAGACGGGTCCGAGTGGCACCTGACCGGCGACCTCGGGTACCGCGACGACGACGGCTACTTCTGGTTCAAGGCCCGTGACGACGACGTCATCATCACCGCGGGCTACCGCGTCGGGCCCGGCGAGGTCGAGAGCGCGATCCTCGAACACCCGGACGTCGAGCAGGTGGGCGTCGTCGGCGTCCCCGACGAGCGGCGCGGCGAGATAATCAAGGCGTTCGTCCAGCCGGTTCCCGGCGTCGCCGGCGACGACGCGCTCCGCGAGGAGATCCGGAACCTGGTCCGGGACCGACTGGCGAAGCACGAGTACCCCCGGGAGGTCGCGTTCCTCGACGAACTCCCCCAGACCACGACCGGGAAGATACAGCGCCGGAAGCTCCGCGACCGCGAGTCCTCCGAGTAG
- a CDS encoding SDR family NAD(P)-dependent oxidoreductase produces the protein MTDLDAFDLSGTVAVVTGGTRGIGRAVARGFADAGADVVPTSRTEETVEDAVADVRDRGASSLVAPTDVTDEAAVRDLFDRVDDELGGVDAVVNNAGINPDAALGPPEDVDSEAFEFTTDVNLGGAFHCARAAAESLAERGGTVVNVASVGGLVGLPRQHPYVASKHGLVGLTKSMALDWAPDVRVNALAPGYVRTDLTEELQENERLRKSIVDRTPLARFADPEEIAGPAVFLASDAASYVTGECLAVDGGWTAR, from the coding sequence ATGACAGACCTCGACGCCTTCGACCTCTCCGGCACCGTCGCCGTGGTCACCGGCGGCACCCGCGGCATCGGCCGCGCCGTCGCTCGCGGGTTCGCCGACGCCGGGGCCGACGTGGTCCCCACGTCCCGAACCGAGGAGACGGTCGAGGACGCCGTCGCGGACGTGCGCGACCGCGGGGCGTCGTCGCTGGTCGCGCCGACCGACGTGACCGACGAGGCCGCGGTCCGGGACCTGTTCGACCGGGTCGACGACGAACTCGGCGGGGTCGACGCGGTGGTGAACAACGCGGGCATCAACCCCGACGCCGCGCTCGGCCCGCCCGAGGACGTCGACAGCGAGGCGTTCGAGTTCACGACCGACGTGAACCTCGGCGGCGCGTTCCACTGCGCGCGGGCCGCGGCCGAGTCCCTCGCGGAGCGCGGCGGGACCGTCGTCAACGTCGCCAGCGTCGGCGGTCTGGTGGGCCTGCCGCGCCAGCACCCCTACGTCGCCTCGAAGCACGGGCTGGTCGGCCTCACCAAGAGCATGGCGCTCGACTGGGCGCCCGACGTCCGGGTCAACGCCCTTGCGCCGGGGTACGTCCGGACCGACCTCACCGAGGAACTGCAGGAGAACGAGCGCCTCCGGAAGTCCATCGTCGACCGGACCCCGCTGGCCCGGTTCGCCGACCCCGAGGAGATAGCCGGCCCCGCGGTCTTCCTGGCCAGCGACGCCGCCTCGTACGTCACCGGCGAGTGTCTCGCGGTCGACGGCGGGTGGACGGCGCGTTGA